The Anas platyrhynchos isolate ZD024472 breed Pekin duck chromosome 1, IASCAAS_PekinDuck_T2T, whole genome shotgun sequence genomic sequence TTACTATGCAAAGTGAATAAATATAGGTATCTTTTCCTGATTCATCCAATAGACttgttttcaaaactatttctaTTCAGTTGTGATAGAAAATTGGAATTAAAGTAATGTTGAAATAGCAAATATTGCTTTAGGATTAACATTAGAGTGTTGACTGCCATAAAGATATTAGAAGAAGTTTAAATAGTCTAGAGTTAATGTTTCCATACTTATCTCCTTTACAGTGTGGTGCATTCTGTCATTTTCACTAGCAAATTGTTTCTGCTTTGTAGTTCATAAAATAGTAGTGAGACAAAGCTGTAAAAAATGAAGCTTGAAAGCTTGACATCTCAGTGTGCTCTGAGAAGAGCACTAAAATGTTAACTGATTTGCCAGCTATTAATGCACAACTGCAGATTGCCATTAACACATTGAACTAGCTCCACGACAGCAGATAAAAGTCtcctttaaaagaagaaagaaaagattcatAGAGGGTTATTACCTAAACACAGGAACTAAATTAACTGGAACAAAAAATATTCACAGCTTCTTCCAGGAAGCTTACTACTCTGCATCACACTTCATTCACGCAGGTTAGGTCTTAAGCACAAatatttcttgctgttttccctgcttgctgttttctgtttttgttttgatgtatATTCTTGCACAAATGATCAGCCTGTAAAgtggaaatgctttttaaattttattttatgcatatGTGTGTGTAGAGGGCAACAAATGAAAGGGCACTGGAACAGCCTACCCAGgacagtggtcacagcaccaagcctgctggagttcaagaagcatttagaCAATGCTCTCATACACACGGTCTGGTTTTTGGATTGTCCTGTATGGAGCCAGGAAATAGACTTGATGATtcttgtgggttccttccaacttgggatatgattctatgaaagagAAGTAACTTAAAAGTTGGCTTGTATATGAAGTTTCACTTGTTCaattttttagttttataatAATGAATTTTAGAGTTAACAATGCACAAATACCTACAATAACAAAATTGTCTACAAAAAAATGGTTCAGATCAGTCTGAATTATATAGGAATAATAGTGTACAAATCTTCACACACAGGCTTTCACTAACCATTTTAGACCCTTGGGTACGGGCCAGGCCTTTACTTCTGTATTCTGGATGGTGCCAAGAAGGCTCAGGGTGCATTAACAGTGCCAAGCTGTTACTGGGCTTCATGAAACAGCATCATACCAAGTGTTGCAGTAGCACCTATTGCACAGTTTGCTGCCACTGTACCTGTCTTTCTCCCAGCTCTATACAGTCCCATGTTTTCTTCAGCTTGGTGTCAGTCATGGAGCTGTTAACACTGGTCCAATATGGAAGGTGCATCAGCATACAGTGCAACTTGGAGCTTATGGGCACACACTCTATAGCAGCTCAGAAATGGCACATGCTAGTTGGCACCCTAAATTTCCTAGTGGCACATGCACCTGACTGGAAAACAAGTACACTGAATAAACCTGGTCAGTTGGCCAGCAAGGACCCATTTCTCCTGTTGGAGATATTTTGTTACCTgaatttgcttgttttgttacCTGAATTTACTACTTAATGTCAAGGAGAACATGTGCACCAAATGAAAGATTTCTATAGGAGTTTTTCTAAAAATTGTCTGGGAAATAGAAACAGCAAGACAAAATGGACAAAGGAACCTCCTTAAATCTGCTTATACATCTTGAATTAAAGCTTTGAATTCAATCTTTAGTTACAGGGATGGGTGTGGTCCACTTGCTTATAAATGATTACCGTTTTACATAATTCAGTGCTAATCTTGCACTCTTATGTACATATGTGTACTCTGGCAATAAGCCATAGTCACTCACCCAGTGATGAGGATCAGAATGTTGAACAGCTCCTTCCTCACTGTGTGCTCTGTCCTGTCAATGATACAAAGCTcctgggaaaaataaagttgTGTTAACACTAGGAAAATTTGAACTGCAACATTATATATAAACGAGTTGAGCTGTGATTTCATATGCAGCTTTCATTCTTGTACTTCACACTTTTGAGCATTTAGATTTATCACTTTTTTACTTTGATAATAGGGggtcttttttcattttgttcaaaGCAGTCTGATGAAGaaacacattattttatatGCATCTGTAATGAAGTGCCTTCACCTTGATTCTTCAGCACCATTGCCCAGCTAGGACTATGGCTCTTTCTACATTCaatgttacaggaaaaaaaataaaaaaataaaaaaatgtctgGTTTATAAGTAATTTAGATAATGTCTAGTAGTTCTTATTACATTGGTATCCTTGAATAATTCTTATTTAGTTTGAAAAAATGTAGGAGAGTTTATTTCACGATGGTAACAAAACAGACTGGAAAAACTGATCTTTTAAAAGGTGCTTAGTTTATTTCCTTACATACTTTTTAGAACCCTTCCCGTGTCCTCCAAATAAACTCACTGGAGTCCAGCTGCAGCAAAGTGAGCTTGCTCATACCACATCTTGTATATGTTGAATAAGCTCTAGAGAATCTCTCTAGTTGAAATTCCATTTCAGAAAAAGGGCATCTGTCTTTCTCAGCCTAATAACTGGAAGGAAAAGACATTATTTCatcatttgtctttttatttatttatttttattctttacgGACAAAACTCTGAAGGGCAAGAGAAAACCTTTGTGAATGCAGTAGATTGAGTGATTTTTGAAAGCATCTTAGGGATTTTTTGTGGTATCTGGATAGTACTGCGATATCTGCTAACGTCTGGAGCTTCTGTTGGCTGTGTTAGGAGTGTGGCTGCCACCTCCAGCACCTCTTGTTCCTGCTCTTCTCCTGCCTGGTCCTTGGAGTCCAGCCTGGTGCTTGGGGtccctgccagggctgggcgATGTGGCTGCAGCTGTCCTATTTACAGGTTCAACCTGTAGCAAAGCTGAGCATGTGtcccacagacacacagacaggGCTGGTCACACAGACTGCTGCAGACAAGGCTCTGTCTTCAGCAGCACCCACATGTGGGACCCATGTTATAGATAAACAGACAGCTGTGTCCGCTCCTCCTCAGGCTCACAGAGACAGAAGGGCCCTAGTGAAAACAGGTGTGCACACACACGCATAGCACTCTTCAAGCTCACAAGCATGCACACATTAGCAGATCCCTCAAGCACCAGCAAGGCCTTTTTCTACCCATCACCCTGCCTGGATCCCTCAAGTACCAGCACAGTCCCTCTATGTATTTAGCACCCAGCCTGGATCCTGATCACAGACCCATTACCCGCTTCACAGGCACCCTACTTGCCAGCTGGCCCAGCTTGAAGCTCACTTTACACACTCATCCCTCATCTACACCACATCTGCAAGTCCCCTTGGGCATACCAGCACTGAACCTCTGCCCTTGCCCTGGACCTAAGGCCTCTGCTACTTGTTGTCTGGTTCAGCTTAAAGTTTGATGATGAATACATGTGCACACCCAACCCACACCAGGCTGGGGAAGATACAGACTCTTGCACCCTATAGCAGCTGTCACCAGGTGCACAGGCCCCACTCCAGCTGCCAGCATGTAGCCCTGCACTCTCCTCAGGTTAGTCTTCCccagaagctgttttttttgggaCATGCGCCACTCCTGGTGGTGGTGATAGGGGCCTGGCTTGGAGATGCTGCCTGCTCCAGGAGCTGATGATGAAAGTACACCTATGCACAGGACAGAGAGTGAAAATACATGGAGAAATAATTAAGGAAAGATGTAATAAGAAGACAGTACAGACTGCAGTCATGAGGTGCAGGGTTCAGTCAGGCAAGCATACTGACTGGCCCCATTTTACACATGAATAGCTGCTTTTATACCCCTTTCTGTTTCCTCCTTGTTCCTCCCCAGTCTCTAACCCTGCACAGTCCCCAGTGTGCATCATCCCACTgactccctccctcccccaacaTCCTGGTCACCCAGGTTTGCATCCTTATCAGTTGCTAAGTCCTGTTTACGTGGAGTTTCTTGATTGCCCTACAGCTGGTGTCCgacaagtatttttttcttgtcttttcctcTATTACATTTGTCTGCCAGTTTTGCTAATGTATATTGTtcatgtctctttttttttttttttttttttttttgttattcctTTTTGCACTGAAGAAGTAATTGATCAGGTACCCTTAGATAAACCAATGCTCTCTTTCCATATACACCTAGAGGTTGTATTTAGAGATGTAGAGATGCTATAGTAGAGAGTACCTATGAAGTCCTTGTAAAAGCAGCCTCTCAAGGTCAGAACCAAGAATGTGTTAGCTTCTTCCTGCCACTAAAATTGAGAAGTTTAAACTTTTTCCTGGTCAAATAGTTTTGATTACCAAATAGAAGTGGAGCTGGCCCATTTCAATTACATAGATACAAAAAGCTACTTTCCAAATCTTAGCTTTAACCGAAGTACCTGATGGTACAGTCATTAAAGAAGAGAACATTTTTCTAGAAGTCGGTgggagttttcagtttctcagaGACAGTTTAAGAAACCTTGGGAAGAAAGGCATAGATTCCTATGTACTAGTGGGATATGAGCTATGTTACATTCAAGCTAAGGTTTCCAGCAGTGTCTCTTTATCACCGTAAGTCCTTCCACAGAGGTGCTTAAGAATAAGTCTACCCTCCTTCTACATCACTGTATTCATGCTATGctgtacttttttcttcttcttctcatttGTCATATTTGTTAATATACTcacccacctttttttttcttttttttttttttttcaggtcaaAAGGTGTGCTATGGTGACTTCAAGCATTCTTGTTACAAGATAGCTTATTTCCAGGACTTGTCTAGACGTGTGGGTTTTCAGGAGGCCCGCCAAGCTTGTGAAATTGATGGTGGGGCTTTACTGAGCTTAGAAAGTGAAGCTGAGCAGCAACTAATAGAGAACATGTTGCAAAACCTCACAAAGTCAGGCTCCGGGATTTCTGATGGAGATTTCTGGATTGGGTTGTGGAGAAGCAGTGATGGACTAGCCACCTCAAGTGCTTGCCCTGACCTCTACCAGTGGGCTGATGGAAGTGTTTCACCATTCAGGTAAGTCTGTAAAACTGCTTCTTGAGAAGGTttcatggaaagaaatggagggTGAAATGCCTGGCAAGTCTTCGGtagagaaagaagcagaaagacttGCTGCCCCATGAAGTTAACAGCATGACCCCTTAAATTCTCCAAAGGGGAGCTGGCAGCAAGGGTTTTCAATTTCAATCTGTGAAAGGATAGCATAGTGTAGGTCCAGTCTAAAATTGTCTTTATTCCCATTTCAGACAAATTCTGCAAGACTGGCCTCCTCAGATCAGGCAGGCAGCCAACAAGTAAATTAATGCATGTTATTTAATTCAAATCATTCCAGTTTTACCCTGTCTTTTGaaaaaactttcttttccttaagaaaaaggCCAGAATAACAACAGctcacaggagcaggtaagagTCAAATGGGAATGAAAATGGGCAAGAAAGCAGCAGAATGTTATGCCTGCAGTGATGATTTTGGCcagatttttattaataatatttttaagatCCAGGTATTTGTAGCCTAGGCCCTGAACTCCTTTCACAGAGGTGTTGTGGGAAATGCAGCTTATCTTTGTAGACGGTGGGGCCACTGGGGTTGACATTTCTTCATTGATATTAACTGTTTTCCTTGATGTTCTGATGAAATTTATCatcaacttttaaaattttttatttatgtgtaCTGCTAGAAATTGGTACACAGATGAGCCTTCCTGTGGAAGTGAAGCCTGTGTTGTGATGTATCATCAGCCAACTGCAAATCCTGGTCTGGGAGGGCCATATCTTTATCAGTGGAATGATGACAGATGCAACATGAAGCACAATTTTATCTGCAAGTATGGCCTAGGTAGGTGACACTAAAGTCATATTTCATAGATGGGACCATTTCTTAGAAAAACAATGCCTCTTGTTTTATGAGGGAAGCTGCAAATGTCATGTGATCACACCATTAGACCTGCCCATGATACTGATTCCTTTAGCGTGTGAGTGGTGGAGTTGATATTAATAGAGGATGTAATGTATCTATTTATTGATAATTTAAGTAAAACTACCTGTATGCAATAAGAATGTTTTCAAGGTTAGCTTCACTATCACGCCTTCTCAGGCTTACTTCAACTCATTCAGTAGTTTATTCTCCATTAAGTATATTAAATGGCCATTTTTAATTCCTCTTCTTACTATCAAGTAGGATGACAAGAGCATCTCTTGCGCCTATTGCAAAAAATTAAACCTCATACCTCTGATATTTTATACCAATGTATGTATATGAGAACTATTTCTAAGAGTTTtggcttaaagaaaaaaatagcaagtccagaacagcaggaaaaaaattctgCATTCACACTTGTAGATTTATAGATACAAAAAGCAGATGCACACTAGTTCAGATAATGACAGAAAAAGACAGATCTTAGGCAATTTGGCTGTACTTTCAGACATGACATAGGTTCTGTATAAGTCAGC encodes the following:
- the CHODL gene encoding chondrolectin isoform X3, which produces MGAGGGLGLGHGLGQRQGQGQGLVALLVAVLAAVALGGTGALAGRVLSGQKVCYGDFKHSCYKIAYFQDLSRRVGFQEARQACEIDGGALLSLESEAEQQLIENMLQNLTKSGSGISDGDFWIGLWRSSDGLATSSACPDLYQWADGSVSPFRNWYTDEPSCGSEACVVMYHQPTANPGLGGPYLYQWNDDRCNMKHNFICKYGLDNVLEKELGDRAEPDYGIFPTVPAGNPYDTQKPEDQYHIIATETGIIPNLIYVVIPTIPLLLLILVAFGTCCFQMLHKRLLQHGDLSSESHNPWPTRTCLA
- the CHODL gene encoding chondrolectin isoform X2; protein product: MGAGGGLGLGHGLGQRQGQGQGLVALLVAVLAAVALGGTGALAGRVLSGQKVCYGDFKHSCYKIAYFQDLSRRVGFQEARQACEIDGGALLSLESEAEQQLIENMLQNLTKSGSGISDGDFWIGLWRSSDGLATSSACPDLYQWADGSVSPFRNWYTDEPSCGSEACVVMYHQPTANPGLGGPYLYQWNDDRCNMKHNFICKYGLDNVLEKELGDRAEPDYGIFPTVPAGNPYDTQKPEDQYHIIATETGIIPNLIYVVIPTIPLLLLILVAFGTCCFQMLHKREARRNCFKDPSPLSSECLAESLNSNL
- the CHODL gene encoding chondrolectin isoform X1; translation: MGAGGGLGLGHGLGQRQGQGQGLVALLVAVLAAVALGGTGALAGRVLSGQKVCYGDFKHSCYKIAYFQDLSRRVGFQEARQACEIDGGALLSLESEAEQQLIENMLQNLTKSGSGISDGDFWIGLWRSSDGLATSSACPDLYQWADGSVSPFRNWYTDEPSCGSEACVVMYHQPTANPGLGGPYLYQWNDDRCNMKHNFICKYGLDNVLEKELGDRAEPDYGIFPTVPAGNPYDTQKPEDQYHIIATETGIIPNLIYVVIPTIPLLLLILVAFGTCCFQMLHKSKGRTKTSPNQSTLWISKTPRKDSSMEV